Proteins from a genomic interval of Colletes latitarsis isolate SP2378_abdomen chromosome 12, iyColLati1, whole genome shotgun sequence:
- the LOC143349177 gene encoding uncharacterized protein LOC143349177 has protein sequence MDPATAIARSKENIQPLRYGRNAAQLGTALRAQEDTDVQQLLLQERQMYEAAIKNYEGDDPLENWYEYILWMEQSCPKSGHESHIAKVLQQCLAIFEKEVKYHQDRRYIRLWINYISMQKNPLELYQLLYNNGIGTMVADTYRAWAFELEQIEDYKRADKVYLMGLACKAEPLEELDYAHKNFQLAIARKTLGHLEDRTERSLLEQRQAFSSLKAIKAGKKVSSVRTGHRVREYFPGTVLQVSTAIHNAALNPRIQIYQEDLPCEMKSSSILDHVPIEDTIHKENTIKPGPWNGSGSKRCPLMTSVTKPAFKVHEDQPDDFNTGKVRLFPNHTFFFDGSNYPGCSTVPVFVPDVPIPSIILRPHYPKDLVYANNMDLSMEEIRAQRYLQRPQVLEKTQDIRETEQQIQHKNFETEPQRHSMSLQELLRQRQEYKHQEELTERHRKVQQQQREVEQFELDRQRLQIEQEKLQRQQYEAENLVLESQRREAEQRELERLEAERIETQRLEAERLEAQRLEAQRLEAQRLEVQRMEAELNLQQKLQVSSFMHQHHTSSLTADPEEHLLGQSLTVNTKEAMSVVQDMWRSPEAVHTTSNFRSSMTPRIPDSKILKMCFDIHMDSSMTQHAMSSSKHHSGYNVQPYNDQENHQNYSTHQSYPNQEHPSSYGTPGLHSTYQYEMQHHEQQVEQSHSRPHHSQHHQQLIQTHQSPHVMSHHQSLTHPSHLQSHSQIQHHQTHPQQHQSSPNQHLHHQPPHQAHQHMQHLQHTVYSSITPNDIAYQQYPAQLESTLLQQNVEPAKQLHYPTFTEPDIETNKPYRMPPELPYIKSPGMNRRDIKYLEGAEDKENAIVVDYNGSMEENMTSKSADENNLYIDESLGITPLSGNNDTCFTDAFNTQQLTSSTPMTTHFRQSYKAREETPQYSNQCTPPPHNAEAPLVEGEEKLSVILESTREYISSSSGSSTHIRTAPLAFTLTKEDLIPIKEHSQCESEETSDGTLHVNQLYEQNLQAQIQAVHAQSPRTVQRNVDQITSEIKKNCDLRKSINFKLNEIEEQEKVDSMECEEHHEPMEQAEEESFQFPSGDINPFDKNLIAGLLKKIKFPQPHHAEGYVRLDTNLNKLVPSTVVTLGNETYDLDKCLGKGMYGTVFKATSLETSQTVALKTQKPAWVWEFYITREIKARLTNPHVLRGFMDVSMVYVANNSSVLVSEYSKFGTLLAVTNQIKIATGKPLVEQLAIFFTIEMLQIVEYLHKCQIIHGDIKPDNFLLMRLPTEDVRPTIQLIDFGCSIDMSLLPEKTTFTQVIKTEDFTCIEMQTGRPWTYQTDLYCLAATSHCLLFGNYMRVSNVGGRWFITTKLPRYIKRPVWEKFFTELLNIESCDKMPDLSKLRNMMEETLAQMDAQTKIRNFVNILNKR, from the exons ATGGACCCTGCAACAGCCATAGCTCGCTCGAAAGAAAATATACAGCCGTTGCGTTATGGACGAAATGCTGCACAATTGGGAACAGCATTAAGAGCACAAGAGGACACAGATGTTCAGCAATTACTTTTACAAGAAAGGCA AATGTATGAAGCTGCAATAAAAAATTACGAAGGTGACGATCCTTTAGAAAATTGGTACGAATATATACTTTGGATGGAGCAAAGTTGCCCAAAGAGTGGGCACGAGTCCCATATTGCTAAAGTTTTGCAGCAATGCTTGGCTATATTTGAAAAGGAAGTCAAATATCATCAAGACCGTAGATACATACGTCTCTGGATTAATTAT ATAAGTATGCAAAAGAACCCATTAGAGCTGTATCAACTTTTATACAACAATGGAATTGGGACTATGGTGGCAGATACGTACAGAGCATGGGCTTTTGAATTAGAACAGATAGAAGACTACAAACGCGCagataaagtttatttaatgGGCTTGGCTTGCAAAGCAGAACCCCTAGAAGAACTGGACTATGCCCATAA GAACTTTCAACTTGCGATTGCGCGTAAAACGTTAGGACATTTGGAGGATCGTACCGAAAGGTCGCTTCTTGAGCAACGTCAAGCTTTTAGTTCTTTAAAAGCGATAAAAGCTGGCAAGAAAGTTAGCAGCGTACGTACCGGGCATCGAGTACGTGAATATTTTCCCGGTACTGTTCTGCAAGTTTCGACGGCGATTCATAACGCCGCATTGAATCCCAGGATACAGATATATCAG GAAGATCTTCCTTGCGAAATGAAAAGTTCGAGTATACTAGATCATGTTCCAATAGAAGATACGATACATAAAGAGAATACTATTAAACCCGGTCCATGGAATGGCAGCGGAAGTAAACGATGTCCGTTAATGACATCCGTTACAAAGCCGGCTTTCAAAG TTCACGAGGATCAGCCAGATGACTTTAACACAGGCAAAGTAAGATTATTCCCAaatcatacatttttttttgATGGCAGTAATTATCCCGGGTGTTCAACAGTGCCTGTGTTTGTTCCCGACGTTCCAATACCAAGTATTATATTAAGACCGCATTACCCGAAAGATTTAGTGTATGCTAACAATATGGATTTAAGCATGGAAGAAATAAGGGCCCAACGGTATTTGCAAAG ACCGCAAGTTTTAGAGAAAACGCAAGACATAAGAGAGACCGAgcaacaaattcaacataaaaacTTCGAAACGGAACCTCAGAGGCATAGTATGTCTCTGCAAGAACTGCTGAGGCAGCGACAAGAGTACAAGCATCAAGAGGAGCTAACCGAGAGGCATAGAAAAGTACAGCAACAACAAAGAGAAGTTGAACAATTTGAATTAGATAGACAAAGACTTCAGATCGAGCAAGAGAAACTTCAGAGACAGCAATACGAAGCTGAAAATTTAGTTCTGGAGAGCCAAAGGCGCGAGGCAGAACAACGAGAATTAGAGAGATTAGAAGCCGAAAGAATCGAAACTCAAAGGCTCGAAGCAGAGAGACTCGAAGCGCAAAGACTCGAAGCGCAAAGACTCGAGGCGCAAAGACTCGAAGTACAAAGAATGGAAGCAGAACTGAATTTGCAACAAAAGTTACAAGTCTCTAGTTTTATGCACCAACATCACACGTCATCGTTGACTGCTGATCCTGAGGAGCATTTACTCGGACAAAGTCTTACCGTTAATACAAAAGAGGCGATGTCGGTCGTGCAAGATATGTGGCGTTCACCCGAAGCAGTACACACCACTTCTAATTTTCGTAGCTCCATGACGCCTAGAATTcccgattcgaaaattttgaaaatgtgTTTTGACATACATATGGATAGTTCGATGACTCAACATGCAATGTCAAGTAGTAAACACCATTCAGGATATAATGTGCAGCCGTATAACGACCAGGAAAATCATCAAAACTATTCCACCCATCAAAGTTATCCCAATCAAGAGCATCCCAGTTCTTACGGTACTCCTGGATTACATAGCACGTACCAATACGAAATGCAACATCACGAGCAGCAAGTGGAACAGTCCCATTCTCGACCGCATCACTCGCAGCATCATCAACAGCTAATACAAACGCATCAATCGCCTCACGTGATGTCGCATCATCAGTCTCTCACTCATCCGTCGCATCTGCAATCTCACAGTCAGATTCAGCATCACCAAACTCATCCGCAACAACATCAATCTTCGCCCAATCAACACCTCCATCATCAACCGCCACATCAGGCACATCAACACATGCAACATTTGCAGCATACTGTTTACAGCAGTATAACACCGAATGATATTGCTTATCAACAATATCCCGCACAGTTGGAGTCCACGTTGTTACAGCAAAACGTGGAGCCTGCAAAACAGCTTCATTATCCAACATTTACCGAGCCCGATATCGAAACTAACAAACCGTACAGAATGCCACCCGAGTTACCGTATATAAAGTCCCCGGGTATGAATCGCAGAGACATCAAGTATCTTGAAGGTGCAGAAGATAAAGAAAATGCTATTGTTGTTGATTACAACGGATCGATGGAAGAGAATATGACATCAAAATCAGCCGAcgaaaacaatttatatatcgACGAAAGTCTTGGTATTACGCCATTATCGGGCAACAATGATACGTGCTTCACCGATGCGTTTAATACGCAGCAATTGACTAGCTCTACGCCTATGACCACTCATTTTAGACAATCTTACAAAGCACGGGAAGAAACTCCACAGTATTCGAACCAATGCACTCCGCCCCCGCA CAACGCCGAGGCGCCGCTTGTTGAAGGCGAGGAAAAGTTGAGCGTCATACTGGAATCAACTAGAGAATATATTTCGAGCAGTTCCGGCAGTAGCACTCACATAAGAACCGCTCCATTGGCTTTCACGTTAACCAAAGAAGATTTGATTCCTATAAAAGAACACAGTCaat GTGAAAGCGAAGAAACTAGCGATGGCACGCTGCACGTGAATCAACTTTACGAGCAAAACCTTCAAGCTCAGATTCAAGCTGTGCACGCTCAAAGTCCACGTACGGTACAACGTAACGTGGATCAAATTACTTCGGAAATTAAGAAGAACTGCGATCTACGGAAATCGATTAATTTTAAACTTAACGAAATAGAGGAACAGGAAAAAGTTGATTCAATGGAGTGCGAGGAGCACCACGAACCGATGGAACAAGCAGAGGAAGAAAGTTTTCAGTTCCCTTCAGGGGATATAAATCCTTTTGACAAAAATTTAATCGCTGGtcttttaaagaaaattaaattcccCCAGCCGCATCATGCAGAAGGATATGTGAGACTAGATACTAATTTAAATAAGCTTGTGCCTTCTACTGTGGTTACGCTTG GTAATGAAACGTACGATTTGGATAAGTGCCTTGGAAAGGGAATGTATGGTACAGTATTCAAAGCAACGAGTTTGGAAACGAGTCAAACAGTTGCCCTGAAAACTCAGAAGCCTGCTTGGGTTTGGGAATTTTATATCACTAGGGAAATAAAAGCTCGTTTAACTAATCCACACGTG TTGCGCGGATTTATGGATGTCTCGATGGTATATGTTGCGAATAATAGCAGTGTACTAGTGTCAGAGTATTCCAAATTTGGAACATTATTAGCAGTAACGAATCAGATAAAGATTGCTACGGGTAAACCATTGGTGGAGCAGTTAGCTATATTCTTCACGATCGAAATGTTGCAAATTGTGGAGTACTTACATAAATGCCAAATAATACACGGAGACATAAAACCGGACAATTTTCTATTGATGCGTTT ACCTACGGAAGATGTAAGGCCAACGATACAGTTAATAGATTTCGGATGTAGCATAGATATGAGTCTTTTGCCGGAAAAGACAACGTTTACTCAGGTCATAAAGACAGAAGATTTTACGTGTATCGAAATGCAAACTGGTCGACCGTGGACGTACCAGACCGATTTATATTGTTTAGCCGCGACGAGCCATTGTTTGCTGTTTGGTAATTACATGAGAGTCTCGAATGTTGGCGGTCGCTGGTTTATTACCACAAAGTTACCAAG GTACATAAAGAGACCTGTTTGGGAGAAATTCTTCACGGaactattaaatattgaatccTGCGATAAAATGCCAGATTTATCGAAATTGCGCAACATGATGGAAGAAACATTAGCGCAAATGGACGCGCAGACAAAAATTAGAAACTTTGTCAATATCTTGAACAAACGATAA
- the LOC143349176 gene encoding ras GTPase-activating-like protein IQGAP1: protein MGMNDINDKSNNHERGTDARKSAEEMDEQRQKTLAYEYLCHLEEAKKWMEACLRETLPPTTELEENLRNGVYLAKLAHFMAPETLPLNKIYDSEQKRYGTAGLQFRHTDNINHFLKSLKSMQLPLTFQPETTDIYDKKNMPRVIYCIHALSTHLFKLGKAPQIQDLYGKVNFTDEEINAVSKELKKYGIQMPSFQKIGGLLANSMEIDAATLHAAVIAINQAITKKDYGKILTALQNKVVQLNNIVPLYIKEYSDVLTEAKDSKAEVALNRSLNDSYIPDVYDELLTQAEIQGHINYVNFQCAMESLTRSIRYKNNQFMDTLKSSTLCLQNVLHENAEFYKEHLMQLLESPEWNNTYSESNHHWRQLLQNGINKANEIALTNRTRDEGVKFLNLTLQTGIQNEFYDALRDPSLGLCDKIDEFAMPLYYEEMKADRMESQKHLSYNDIIVSVRILSLIAEISKAVDTGNPDLVYQALTNPNCHVSDLDHENKVKYYRALAAVRCEKQAIAEECPLLTYIDIQECIDVVNQQCQNNDDVIQVLRQLNLAVDNNDRNEVITALRDTSLKLQKPTSPEDASLYLKLFKKCLAEKHLDGSELWLEDVEAISKIVAAEAETVQHACTFLAQVNLGLQRNDMLFTIDCLQTFGFKIPEKYKTECFQSLCNIRTKKGQNYNCALVQFITPKGNESYLDLEKFNYTWDCPKNISETYYVDVEDIKKIVKNTTVKVHEEHKINKQIIRWQACIRGYLLRKRISDRFSYFYRNVDKIIYIQSWWRGIVQRKRYMKLLGERREQDTERYQNKYLKVKAKFADVLDRYRKHEGKIMKIQALWRGRAERRAFHSLLHLEKPPFPVVRHFSAILNFNAEDYDRDLQLQNLKHEVVQSIRHNQTLSHQLDSMDIKIGLLIQNRITLQDVVAHGKSLETLAKQKHSNREQKHILSDGVISHKGLKSLTKEGRKMLEGYQHLFYALQTNPSYLSKLLFLLPQSKTNKFLQNVILTLFNFGSNIREEYLLLKLFGSALQEEIRSKFQKPSEVVTGNPLVLKMVVNYARQLNGQRALRQIVGPIIEKILADRTLNIETNPIDIYKCWRNQLEMETGETLDLPYTVTQQQALNYEQVQKRLNRGIQLLQSTVLEFLNKITESRDLIPYGMLYMAKILNDSLTEKFPNAPEKDILKVVGNLIYYHFINAAIVAPDAFDIITLPIDRSLSNDQRRNLASIAKILQFAASKKGFGEEASHLFCLNSFIIECHEKFKQFFRYCCQIEDLEEHFSIHEYTEATLIQKPEIYISLQEICDTHCLMLEYQDQIAPDPMDPLHDLLDDLGPAPTVASLLGISDRTCESNLIRFGKTEVCLVLTNKFQVPEDEDANLNKLFIKTKELLVSVLQFLKGQTLVEALETSCSPIQEKLYDVKCTSISPTLNIIHKSSSLNDCKHQLRAYLNKLELGGWVSQTDGYQNIITAVAKDLCNKGKYRIIRNKELQTLHLTKQRLEEKSKYYQEQVEFYNEYIQRCLENLHTGRGSLQAFKVTQKNNHGKLRSKMTLKYSAAKLQEKGVLLEVDGLPQSQFKNVIFEISPTEHSGLFSVRCKFMGVEMEKVDIDIQKLLELQFEGSPIMDMFGKAKVNVNLLLYLLNRKFYGKT from the exons ATGGGTATGAATGATATTAATGACAAATCAAATAATCATGAAAGAG GTACAGATGCTCGTAAATCGGCCGAAGAAATGGACGAGCAACGTCAAAAGACACTCGCTTACGAGTATCTCTGTCATCTAGAagaagccaagaa atgGATGGAGGCGTGTCTTAGGGAAACACTTCCTCCTACAACTGAATTGGAAGAGAATTTACGAAATGGAGTATACCTGGCGAAACTTGCTCATTTTATGGCACCGGAAACCTTAcctctaaataaaatttatgacAGCGAACAGAAACGTTATGGGACAGCTGGCTTACAATTTCGTCACACGGACAacattaatcattttttaaagtCCCTAAAATCTATGCAACTTCCCCTA ACCTTTCAGCCAGAGACTACTGACATCTACGATAAAAAAAATATGCCTCGTGTGATATATTGCATTCATGCACTCAGTACTCATTTATTCAAACTTGGGAAAGCCCCACAGATTCAGGACTTGTATGGAAAAGTGAATTTTACtg ACGAGGAAATTAATGCTGTCAGTAAAGAACTGAAAAAATATGGAATTCAGATGCCTTCCTTTCAAAAAATCGGGGGTTTGCTGGCAAATAGCATGGAGATCGATGCTGCAACGCTTCATGCTGCAGTTATAGCAATTAATCAAGCCATTACAAAAAAA GATTACGGGAAAATATTAACTGCACTTCAAAATAAAGTAGTACAATTGAATAATATCGTGCCACTCTATATAAAAGAGTACAGTGACGTTTTAACCGAAGCAAAAGATTCTAAAGCAGAGGTTGCACTTAATAGA TCTTTGAACGACAGCTATATACCAGACGTATATGACGAACTTTTAACTCAAGCAGAAATTCAGGGACATATCAATTACGTTAATT TTCAATGCGCAATGGAAAGCTTAACTCGATCTATTCGTTATAAAAATAATCAATTTATGGATACGTTAAAATCATCTACTTTATGCTTACAA AATGTTCTACATGAAAATGCAGAATTTTATAAAGAACATTTAATGCAACTGCTGGAAAGCCCTGAATGGAACAATACGTATTCAGAAAGCAATCATCACTGGAGACAATTGCTTCAAAACGGAATTAATAAGGCGAACGAAATAGCACTTACAAACCGAACAC GCGACGAAGGTGTCAAATTCTTAAATTTAACGTTGCAAACCGGTATACAGAATGAATTTTATGATGCTCTGAGAGATCCCAGTCTTGGATTATGCGATAAAATTGACGAATTTGCAATGCCGTTATATTACGAAGAAATGAAAGCCGATCGTATGGAATCTCAG AAACACCTTTCGTACAACGATATAATAGTTAGCGTACGTATACTGTCGTTAATCGCCGAAATCAGCAAGGCAGTAGACACTGGAAATCCGGATTTAGTTTATCAGGCACTGACAAATCCAAATTGCCACGTCTCC GATTTGGATCATGAGAATAAGGTAAAATATTATAGAGCACTGGCGGCGGTTCGATGTGAAAAGCAAGCGATTGCTGAAGAATGTCCTTTGTTAACATATATCGATATCCAAGAATGTATCGATGTTGTGAATCAGCAGTGTCAAAATAACGACGATG TGATACAAGTATTGCGCCAGTTAAATTTGGCTGTTGATAATAACGATCGAAATGAAGTTATAACTGCTTTGAGAGACACTTCTTTGAAACTACAAAAGCCTACTTCACCGGAAGATGCATCTCTTtatctaaaattatttaaaaaatgtcttGCTGAGAAACATTTGGACGGTTCTGAGTTATGGTTGGAAGATGTAGAAGCCATATCGAAAATCGTTGCTGCagaagctgaaacagtccaacacG CGTGCACGTTTTTGGCGCAGGTAAATTTGGGTTTACAGCGGAACGATATGTTATTCACAATCGATTGTCTGCAAACTTTTGGCTTCAAAATACCAGAAAAATATAAGACTGAATGTTTTCAAAGTCTGTGCAACATAAGAACAAAGAAG GGTCAAAATTATAATTGCGCGCTTGTTCAATTTATTACACCTAAAGGTAATGAATCATATTTGGACTTAGAGAAGTTTAATTACACATGGGATTGTCCAAAAAATATATCAGAAACATATTACGTTGATGTGGAAGATATAAAG AAAATAGTAAAAAATACCACGGTAAAAGTACACGAGGAACATAAAATAAACAAACAAATAATCCGATGGCAAGCTTGTATTCGAGGCTATTTATTACGAAAAAGAATTTCCGATAGATTctcatatttttatagaaatgtagataaaataatttatatacagTCATGGTGGCGTGGTATAGTTCAGCGAAAACGATATATGAAGTTACTAGGGGAGAGACGAGAACAAGACACAGAAAGATAtcagaataaatatttaaaagttaAAGCCAAATTTGCTGATGTATTGGATCGTTATAGGAAACAC gagggaaaaattatgaaaatacaAGCTTTATGGCGTGGACGTGCTGAAAGACGAGCCTTCCATTCTTTGTTGCATTTAGAGAAACCACCTTTCCCCGTTGTTCGGCACTTTTCGGCAATACTAAATTTTAACGCGGAAGATTATGACAGAGACTTGCAGTTACAA AACTTGAAGCACGAAGTAGTGCAAAGTATACGGCATAATCAGACTTTGTCGCATCAATTAGATAGTATGGACATAAAAATCGGATTGCTTATTCAGAACAGAATTACATTACAA GATGTTGTGGCGCATGGGAAAAGTTTAGAAACGCTCGCGAAACAGAAACATTCCAACAGAGAGCAAAAACACATTTTGTCGGATGGTGTCATTTCACATAAAGGGTTAAAATCATTAACGAAGGAAGGGCGAAAAATGTTAGAGGGATATCAGCATTTGTTTTACGCGTTGCAAACTAATCCATCATACTTGTCGAAACTATTGTTTCTTTTGCCTCAAAGTAAAACGAACAAGTTTCTTCAAAATGTGATTTTAACGTTATTCAACTTCGGATCGAATATCAGAgaggaatatttattattaaagctATTCGGAAGCGCGCTACAAGAAGAAATCAG GTCTAAGTTTCAAAAACCATCCGAAGTTGTAACCGGAAATCCTCTGGTGTTGAAAATGGTAGTAAACTATGCACGACAATTGAATGGTCAAAGGGCTTTGAGGCAAATTGTTGGGCCAATTATCGAGAAAATTTTAGCCGACCGAACATTGAatatagaaacaaatccaattgaTATTTACAAGTGTTGGAGAAATCAATTAGAAATGGAGACGGGGGAAACATT AGATCTTCCGTACACGGTGACGCAACAACAAGCTTTGAATTACGAGCAAGTACAAAAACGGCTAAATAGAGGCATACAGTTGTTGCAAAGTACTGTTTTAGAATTCTTAAATAAAATCACAGAATCCCGCGATCTAATACCGTACGGAATGTTGTATATGGCAAAGATTTTAAACGATTCCTTAACTGAGAAATTTCCGAATGCTCCAGAGAAAGACATACTGAAAGTGGTTGGCAATTTGATATACTATCATTTTATTAATGCAGCTATCGTAGCCCCGGATGCCTTTGACATAATCACATTACCAATCGACAGATCATTATCGAACGATCAACGACGAAATTTAGCTAGCATTGCAAAAATATTACAGTTCGCCGCTTCTAAAAAAGGG TTCGGCGAGGAAGCGTcgcatttattttgtttaaattcgttCATAATCGAGTGCCACGAAAAGTTCAAACAATTCTTCAGATACTGTTGCCAAATAGAGGATTTGGAGGAACATTTTTCTATTCACGAATATACCGAGGCCACGCTCATTCAGAAGCCTGAGATTTACATTTCGTTACAA GAAATTTGTGACACCCACTGTCTCATGTTGGAGTATCAGGATCAAATTGCACCAGATCCAATGGATCCATTGCACGATCTGCTAGACGATCTAGGTCCTGCGCCAACTGTTGCATCTTTGCTTGGAATCT cTGATCGCACGTGCGAGTCGAATTTAATAAGGTTTGGGAAAACGGAAGTGTGCCTGGTACTTACTAACAAATTTCAAGTACCGGAGGACGAAGACGCTAATTTAAACAAGCTTTTTATAAAGACCAAGGAGTTACTGGTGTCTGTACTTCAATTCTTAAAAGGTCAAACGTTAGTAGAGGCATTGGAAACGTCATGTTCTCCTATCCAAGAAAAATTGTATGATGTAAAATGTACCAGTATATCGCCTACTTTGAACATTATTCACAAAAG cTCATCTTTAAACGATTGTAAGCATCAACTGCGCGCGTATCTCAATAAACTTGAATTAGGAGGATGGGTTAGTCAAACAGACGGATATCAAAATATCATAACAGCGGTGGCCAAAGATCTTTGTAATAAAGGGAAGTATCGAATTATTCGAAACAAAGAGTTGCAGACCTTACATTTAACCAAACAGAGATTAGAAGAAAAATCCAAGTATTACCAAGAACAGGTGGAATTTTATAACGAATATATACAAAGATGTTTGGAGAATTTACACACGGGGAGAGG ATCTTTACAAGCGTTCAAGGTGACTCAAAAGAATAATCACGGCAAACTAAGATCGAAAATGACGTTAAAATATTCAGCCGCGAAATTACAGGAAAAAGGAGTGCTCTTAGAAGTTGATGGGCTTCCGCAGTCGCAGTTTAAGAACGTTATCTTCGAGATAAGTCCGACGGAACATAGCGGCCTTTTTAGCGTACGTTGTAAATTTATGGGAGTAGAAATGGAGAAAGTCGATATCGATATACAAAAGCTGCTCGAGTTACAATTTGAAGGCTCACCGATTATGGACATGTTCGGTAAGGCAAAGGTTAACGTGAAtttgttattatatttattgaatCGAAAGTTTTACGGTAAAACTTGA
- the LOC143348770 gene encoding uncharacterized protein LOC143348770: MQLPKTLFLVFCCILACRCDGQKPIGKNDTATQIAFGEKRLGDHIRAILKHYQQDDPVGLPGAPVPDPMPVPDMKHSFSMYTMTFKQVNVYGLSKFRIVHMESELSLMQVSVALSIETLDIRGLYTLSSWLSRSAGNFTVELTGVTVQGVARLEVATDGKLHAQDIDMDLTFDKIDMDFKNLGFLGSVFQGVINSVGTFIFDSIKPFILKEVNTNVR, from the exons ATGCAACTTCCGAAGACACTGTTCCTCGTCTTCTGCTGCATCCTCGCTTGTCGGTGCGATGGCCAGAAGCCTATCG ggaaaaatgatacggCGACGCAAATAGCGTTCGGTGAAAAACGACTCGGGGATCATATTCGCGCAATCTTGAAGCATTATCAGCAAGATGATCCAGTGGGGCTGCCAGGAGCGCCGGTACCGGATCCCATGCCAGTGCCGGATATGAAGCACTCTTTCTCCATGTACACCATGACTTTCAAGCAGGTCAACGTTTACGGCCTCTCGAAATTTCGTATCGTGCACATGGAATCGGAACTGTCTCTGATGCAA GTATCGGTGGCGTTGAGTATCGAGACCTTGGACATTCGCGGATTGTATACGTTGTCCTCTTGGTTGTCACGATCTGCTGGTAACTTCACCGTCGAATTGACGGGGGTGACTGTCCAAGGTGTCGCGCGCCTCGAGGTTGCCACCGATGGGAAATTGCATGCTCAAGACATCGACATGGACCTGACGTTCGATAAGATAGATATGGACTTCAAGAATCTGGGTTTCCTAGGTTCCGTTTTCCAAGGGGTAATCAATTCCGTGGGAACCTTCATTTTCGACAGTATTAAACCCTTCATTTTGAAAGAGGTTAATACTAACGTACGGTAA
- the LOC143349187 gene encoding uncharacterized protein LOC143349187: MAVAEARKQVSQMGYDPFRVKDYSQTVGIFTVMSTHTWITGLASFYRMGNITLNMENRTVYATIDVGTQEIEGRTHWEVSVIGGVLSRAGTVSFTIQYFRVQVTLSQPLDTRKRPVLEELNLELGNIQTRVHGAGTIDYLIEAGVNVLPNLLRYQIMDAIEGPLKRRLQLELRKVNVEKLIHDKIPDIEQQARYIQGLVPAEETIFEKVVPPEDQDEQPFSESEENRGPS; this comes from the exons ATGGCAGTCGCGGAGGCTCGCAAGCAAGTATCCCAAATGGGGTATGACCCGTTTAGGGTGAAGGACTACAGCCAAACTGTCGGCATATTTACCGTGATGTCGACGCATACCTGGATCACCGGTCTAGCGAGTTTCTATCGAATGGGAAACATTACGTTAAACATGGAAAATCGTACA GTGTACGCGACAATCGACGTTGGGACCCAAGAGATCGAAGGAAGGACCCACTGGGAAGTGAGCGTAATCGGTGGCGTTTTGTCGAGGGCCGGTACAGTTTCCTTTACCATACAATATTTCAGGGTTCAAGTGACGTTGAGTCAACCGTTGGACACACGGAAGAGGCCTGTCCTCGAAGAACTTAATCTCGAGTTGGGTAATATCCAAACGAGAGTTCACGGCGCCGGTACCATCGATTACTTAATCGAAGCCGGTGTCAATGTACTGCCAAATCTTTTGAG GTATCAGATTATGGACGCAATAGAGGGGCCACTTAAAAGACGCTTGCAATTAGAATTAAGGAAGGTGAACGTTGAAAAATTGATTCACGATAAAATACCAGACATAGAACAACAGGCTAGGTATATTCAAGGTTTGGTTCCTGCCGAAGAGACTATCTTTGAAAAGGTAGTGCCTCCTGAAGATCAGGACGAACAACCATTTTCAGAGAGCGAGGAAAATCGGGGGCCTTCGTAG
- the LOC143349190 gene encoding protein lethal(2)essential for life: MALVSRDFFRNYWDDIDRYHRNLEEHFKRLTTNDDIWQPPPMPSFGAMVRPFNNIINQLEQQAGGSTTVERDQNKYQVIVDVQQFAPEEITVRTDDKFITIEGKHEEKKDQHGYVSRQFVRRYMLPQGYDIGHVRPSLSSDGILTITAPRLAMPAPGERIIPIEQSNTPAIRAS, encoded by the coding sequence ATGGCACTGGTATCGAGAGATTTCTTCCGCAACTACTGGGACGACATAGACCGGTATCACCGAAATCTCGAGGAACATTTCAAACGACTAACTACTAACGATGATATCTGGCAGCCACCACCAATGCCGTCATTCGGTGCAATGGTCCGTCCATTCAATAATATAATAAACCAATTGGAACAACAGGCGGGTGGCTCGACAACGGTCGAAAGAGACCAAAACAAGTATCAAGTGATCGTTGATGTGCAACAGTTTGCACCAGAGGAGATCACCGTCAGAACGGACGACAAATTTATCACTATCGAGGGTAAACACGAGGAGAAGAAAGACCAACACGGTTATGTTTCCAGGCAATTCGTGCGGCGATATATGCTGCCACAGGGTTACGACATTGGCCATGTGAGACCTAGCTTGTCCTCCGACGGTATCCTTACCATCACTGCTCCTAGACTCGCCATGCCAGCACCTGGAGAAAGAATAATACCAATTGAGCAGAGCAACACTCCAGCGATCAGAGCTTCTTAA